The following are encoded in a window of Halosolutus halophilus genomic DNA:
- a CDS encoding ArsR/SmtB family transcription factor gives MAISGLVIGVGHIGHEIEKLIRRSQGFLSRWVPRWDVVVLVMVADQSDQIDQEVVDAINALGNTQRLQILLALDKVEQEHQKPWHTMSFTELYDAVDIDSSSQFSYHLDQLVGQFISETPDGYRLTYSGHKIVRVIISDVYESTATFEDSEVSGVCLFCDEASLLATLDAEHFRIRCTSCDAILVTDFFPRSQTRDRTSAEIIESFGYRIWSMYIQLRGDVCPECFGRVDTAVDVYEHNGKTIHLHVSSCRECQHIISIPIEVTVAFHPAVLHQFWEHDISLLDVPLWEFFEYITSDVIVTDIVSDNPFAATFEITLGNETIRLKMDDTGTVTIGL, from the coding sequence ATGGCGATCAGCGGGCTCGTCATCGGTGTGGGGCATATCGGGCATGAGATCGAGAAACTGATTCGTCGGAGCCAAGGGTTCTTATCTCGCTGGGTGCCCAGATGGGACGTAGTTGTACTAGTCATGGTAGCGGATCAGAGCGATCAAATCGATCAGGAAGTGGTTGATGCCATCAACGCGCTCGGAAACACCCAGCGGCTGCAAATATTACTCGCGTTGGATAAGGTAGAACAAGAACATCAGAAACCGTGGCACACGATGTCCTTTACAGAATTATATGACGCAGTAGATATCGATAGCTCGTCCCAATTTTCGTATCACCTCGATCAGCTCGTCGGACAATTCATCAGTGAGACTCCTGATGGATATCGACTCACGTATAGTGGTCACAAAATCGTTCGTGTGATCATCTCCGATGTGTACGAAAGTACTGCAACATTTGAAGACAGTGAGGTCTCCGGTGTCTGCTTGTTCTGTGACGAAGCGTCACTCCTAGCAACGCTTGACGCCGAACACTTCCGTATTCGCTGCACCTCGTGTGACGCGATCCTCGTAACCGATTTCTTTCCTCGGAGTCAGACGCGTGACCGGACATCTGCAGAGATCATCGAGAGCTTCGGCTACCGCATCTGGAGTATGTACATTCAGCTACGAGGGGACGTTTGCCCGGAGTGTTTCGGTCGCGTCGATACGGCTGTTGACGTGTACGAGCACAATGGGAAAACGATTCACCTCCACGTTAGCTCGTGTCGTGAATGCCAACATATAATCAGTATCCCGATTGAAGTGACGGTTGCGTTTCACCCAGCAGTCCTCCACCAGTTTTGGGAGCACGACATTTCGCTGCTGGACGTTCCACTCTGGGAATTTTTCGAGTACATCACATCGGATGTAATTGTGACGGATATCGTCTCCGACAACCCGTTTGCAGCTACTTTCGAAATTACGCTGGGCAATGAGACGATTCGTCTCAAAATGGATGATACAGGAACAGTTACAATCGGGCTGTGA
- a CDS encoding bacteriophage holin, which translates to MSDLNTRRVDGKALGKATGLLWSGAVVVLGLTARRGWGDEWRDLLFDVYLGYDSTNRGLVVGAVWAFADGFVGAYLLAWLYDFSRHYEKQTNPVTMI; encoded by the coding sequence GTGAGTGATCTGAATACCCGTCGAGTAGATGGCAAAGCACTTGGAAAAGCAACGGGTTTGCTGTGGTCCGGAGCCGTTGTTGTGCTGGGATTGACGGCACGTCGCGGGTGGGGTGATGAGTGGCGGGATCTCCTTTTCGATGTGTATCTGGGCTATGACTCGACGAATCGAGGATTGGTCGTAGGTGCTGTCTGGGCGTTCGCAGACGGGTTTGTCGGCGCGTATCTTCTTGCCTGGTTGTATGATTTCTCCCGCCATTACGAGAAACAAACCAACCCAGTGACCATGATATAA
- a CDS encoding APC family permease has protein sequence MRQAGNAVPLSYLIGGVITLLTAYSYLKLTLHYEEHGGAFTFVEHATDNVHIAGFVGWVLVVGYVGVMAMYAFAFGAYTLTAARAVVGIELPQVLRPIISVLVVGAFVGLNLSGVHETGLFEDIAVYVKIAVLLSLATLGIAFYGGDPIAIDFFNKGHLSPVTGFAIIFVSYEGFQLLVYDYDDIENVEQILPIGMYVSIAIAILIYVSVSFMATLQHSPDQLIVHEETALAAAVSNIPLLGAVGFVLVILSAMKSASSGINATLFGTSRLVHEIATEGAIPRLFSFRNREGIPVYALLLMGGLTAAFAALGTLKQITEFGSVAFLIADAVANFVNLQLADETGSNRLFPALGLLGTVTAIPIVLYHLYLTDIEILLWIVGIFASLFLLEFLYIERHPFDPENHGER, from the coding sequence ATGAGACAGGCCGGCAATGCCGTCCCTCTTTCGTATCTCATTGGGGGCGTCATCACGCTCCTCACCGCGTACTCGTATCTCAAACTCACGTTGCACTACGAAGAACACGGTGGGGCGTTCACGTTCGTCGAACACGCAACGGACAACGTACATATCGCAGGCTTCGTTGGCTGGGTTCTTGTCGTCGGGTACGTCGGTGTGATGGCGATGTATGCGTTCGCCTTCGGGGCGTACACGCTCACTGCCGCACGGGCCGTCGTCGGAATCGAGCTGCCACAGGTCCTTCGTCCAATCATCTCGGTCCTCGTGGTCGGGGCCTTCGTCGGGTTGAACCTTTCCGGCGTCCACGAGACCGGCCTGTTCGAGGACATCGCCGTCTACGTTAAAATCGCCGTCCTGCTCTCGCTTGCCACGCTCGGGATCGCCTTCTACGGGGGTGATCCCATCGCGATTGACTTTTTCAATAAAGGTCATCTCAGTCCCGTCACGGGCTTTGCGATTATTTTTGTCTCGTACGAAGGCTTCCAGTTGCTGGTCTACGACTATGACGACATCGAAAACGTCGAACAGATCCTCCCGATCGGGATGTACGTGTCAATCGCGATCGCCATCCTGATTTACGTCTCGGTCTCGTTCATGGCCACGCTCCAGCATTCCCCCGACCAACTCATCGTCCACGAGGAGACGGCACTCGCAGCTGCTGTCTCGAATATTCCACTCCTGGGCGCTGTCGGATTCGTGCTGGTGATTCTCTCGGCGATGAAAAGCGCATCTTCGGGGATCAACGCGACGCTTTTTGGCACCTCCCGGCTCGTCCACGAAATCGCGACCGAAGGAGCCATTCCCCGGTTATTCTCCTTCCGTAACCGCGAGGGAATCCCCGTCTACGCACTGCTGCTGATGGGCGGGCTGACCGCCGCTTTCGCCGCACTCGGGACGCTCAAGCAGATCACCGAGTTCGGCTCGGTCGCCTTCCTGATCGCTGACGCCGTCGCGAACTTCGTCAACCTCCAACTCGCCGACGAGACGGGATCGAACCGCCTCTTTCCCGCACTCGGCCTACTCGGTACCGTGACCGCGATTCCGATCGTTCTCTATCACCTCTATCTGACCGACATCGAAATACTGCTCTGGATCGTCGGTATTTTCGCCTCGCTCTTCCTGCTTGAGTTCCTCTACATCGAGCGACATCCGTTTGACCCCGAGAACCATGGCGAGCGGTGA
- a CDS encoding IS5 family transposase, with product MHSKLARFTERCVELSQKAVGSGSKEPLSKGKGGYADWVIVAIHGLREYLDHSYRRLLDVLREMPAIVAKLGLSPDELPDFTTVCVRKQDLKMPVWRMLLQLSAELFDTGEVQAIDSTSIAHRSSSHNYAKRVKGTFESVKTTILVDCSTRAILDVHCSMNLPHDTQIAWQVLKRNLSNVETVVADKGFDWDELRQMLRNEGIRPVIKHREFYSLDATHNARIDDETYHQRSIAESMFFALRKRFGSTLKARTWFGQFRELVLKAAVRNIEQSLRA from the coding sequence GTGCACTCCAAACTGGCCCGCTTCACCGAACGATGCGTCGAATTGTCTCAAAAAGCTGTCGGAAGCGGTTCGAAAGAACCTCTCAGCAAAGGAAAGGGTGGCTACGCTGATTGGGTGATCGTAGCGATCCATGGTCTTCGGGAATACCTCGATCACTCCTACCGACGGTTGCTAGACGTTCTTCGAGAAATGCCAGCTATTGTCGCCAAACTCGGCCTTTCACCGGATGAGTTGCCGGACTTCACCACCGTTTGTGTTCGAAAACAGGATCTCAAGATGCCCGTCTGGCGGATGCTGCTGCAGCTGTCGGCGGAACTATTCGATACCGGAGAGGTACAAGCAATCGACTCAACCAGCATCGCTCATCGCTCGTCCAGCCACAACTACGCAAAGCGCGTCAAAGGAACGTTTGAGTCGGTTAAAACCACTATTCTCGTAGACTGTTCTACGCGAGCTATTCTCGACGTACACTGCTCAATGAACCTACCACATGACACGCAGATTGCGTGGCAAGTCCTGAAAAGAAACCTCAGCAACGTGGAAACCGTCGTCGCCGACAAAGGGTTTGATTGGGATGAACTCCGGCAGATGCTGCGAAACGAGGGAATTAGACCGGTGATCAAGCATCGTGAGTTCTACTCGCTCGATGCCACACACAATGCTCGGATTGATGATGAAACCTACCATCAACGGTCTATCGCAGAATCGATGTTTTTCGCGTTACGCAAGCGATTCGGTTCAACACTTAAGGCAAGAACGTGGTTCGGACAGTTCCGCGAACTCGTCCTTAAGGCCGCCGTCAGAAACATCGAACAATCGCTCAGGGCCTAA
- a CDS encoding PQQ-binding-like beta-propeller repeat protein, with product MNETVFIGSQDGSVYALDADDGEKRWAVETGDPVGSSPTVADNTVFVGSDSLYALDAEDGSVRWTFVVGVYSIYSSPTIANGTVFVGSGDRTVYALDAASGEVVWTFETDGGIASSPTVAAGTVFVGSGRYHETDDTRLYALDASSGDEIWTFETGGGITSSPTVAAGTVFVGSNDGNVYALNADDGSNRWKVGLFGGIESSPTVVDGTVFIGSYNNNVYALDAGIDGSSEDSRIEHGTLGHHDET from the coding sequence GTGAACGAAACCGTCTTTATCGGGAGTCAAGACGGGTCTGTGTACGCACTGGACGCCGACGATGGAGAGAAACGGTGGGCAGTCGAGACAGGGGATCCAGTTGGGTCGTCTCCGACTGTAGCGGATAATACCGTCTTCGTCGGAAGCGACAGCCTATACGCACTCGACGCCGAAGATGGCTCGGTACGCTGGACGTTCGTAGTCGGTGTGTACTCGATTTACTCGTCGCCGACGATCGCTAACGGAACGGTCTTCGTGGGCAGCGGCGATCGCACTGTCTACGCCTTAGATGCAGCCTCTGGTGAAGTTGTCTGGACGTTCGAGACCGACGGCGGTATTGCGTCGTCGCCGACGGTAGCTGCTGGCACGGTCTTCGTCGGAAGCGGACGCTATCACGAGACGGACGATACCCGCCTATATGCGCTGGACGCGAGTTCGGGCGACGAGATCTGGACGTTCGAGACCGGTGGCGGTATTACGTCGTCTCCGACGGTAGCTGCTGGCACGGTCTTCGTCGGCAGCAACGACGGCAACGTGTACGCACTGAACGCGGACGACGGCTCGAACCGGTGGAAGGTTGGACTCTTCGGCGGGATTGAGTCGTCGCCGACGGTGGTGGACGGAACCGTTTTCATCGGGAGCTACAATAACAACGTGTACGCACTGGATGCGGGCATCGACGGTTCGAGCGAGGACTCACGGATAGAACACGGAACACTCGGACATCACGACGAGACCTAA
- a CDS encoding YbhB/YbcL family Raf kinase inhibitor-like protein, producing MLTRRDLLGAGVLLVSAGCLGEGTDTGNGDRGTGPSFSSPAFTGGTSIPPKYTCDGEDVSPPLRLRGTPGTESLAVVVDDPDAPTDDPFVHWLLWNVPPDIEDIPEAIAPEPTVEALDGAVQGTNDFGDLGYRGPCPPADDEKHTYQFTVQLVDTILDLDPGTASETFRTTVEPHVRGEATITGTYER from the coding sequence ATGCTGACTCGCCGCGATCTGCTCGGAGCAGGAGTGCTACTGGTGAGCGCTGGCTGTCTGGGCGAGGGGACTGATACCGGCAACGGGGACAGAGGAACTGGGCCGTCGTTCTCCTCGCCTGCGTTCACAGGCGGGACATCGATTCCCCCGAAATACACCTGCGACGGTGAGGACGTGTCTCCACCCTTGCGACTTCGTGGAACGCCGGGCACCGAGTCGTTGGCGGTGGTCGTTGACGACCCGGATGCTCCGACCGACGATCCGTTCGTCCACTGGCTGCTGTGGAACGTCCCACCGGACATCGAGGACATCCCCGAAGCGATTGCGCCTGAGCCGACCGTGGAAGCGCTGGACGGGGCGGTCCAGGGAACCAACGACTTCGGCGACCTTGGGTATCGTGGCCCGTGCCCGCCAGCAGACGACGAAAAACACACCTACCAGTTCACGGTACAGCTCGTCGACACGATCCTCGATCTCGATCCCGGGACCGCGTCCGAGACGTTCCGGACCACCGTCGAGCCGCACGTCCGGGGTGAAGCAACGATCACTGGCACCTACGAGCGCTAG
- a CDS encoding PadR family transcriptional regulator, whose protein sequence is MHDLTGFQRDLLYVIAGDDQPSGQDVKDQVEKYYNSEINHGRLYPNLDTLVNKELVEKGQLDRRTNYYAITDAGTEQIHDRREWEQQYLDS, encoded by the coding sequence ATGCACGATCTTACAGGATTTCAGCGAGACCTCCTCTACGTTATCGCAGGTGACGATCAACCGTCTGGCCAAGATGTCAAAGACCAAGTCGAAAAATACTACAACTCCGAGATTAACCACGGGCGACTGTATCCGAACCTCGATACGCTCGTGAACAAAGAACTGGTCGAAAAGGGGCAACTCGATCGGCGGACAAATTACTATGCGATCACAGACGCCGGAACGGAACAAATTCACGACCGCCGAGAATGGGAACAACAGTATCTCGATTCGTGA